One genomic segment of Pseudorasbora parva isolate DD20220531a chromosome 6, ASM2467924v1, whole genome shotgun sequence includes these proteins:
- the mul1 gene encoding mitochondrial ubiquitin ligase activator of NFKB 1 — MEASGRPSTAQIVLLATSSALTAVLYTIYKKKSSHVARLREAKKISLNPDLKTVLNEVPGKCVPYAVIEGVVRSVKETLNSQFVDNCKGVIERLTLKEKKMVWNRTTHLWNDCEKVIHQRTNTVPFDLAPHDDTVPTTVRVVRPLDAAELDLETTYENFHPSQQSLTNVIGHFISGERPQGIQETEEMLRLGASMTGVGELVLDNNLVRLQPPKQGLRYFLSSLDYDMLLSKQEGHLRLWRVLTMLFGLTACATLFYLLWRQYVLRKERRKERSLLDEYRKWQSRRLKELNLAESDVSPTTCTICLSHERSCVFLECGHVCTCEECYRALPEPKKCPICRAKIDRIVPLYNS, encoded by the exons ATGGAGGCTAGTGGCAGACCCTCCACTGCACAGATTGTGTTGCTGGCCACTAGTTCGGCTCTGACTGCTGTCTTATACACCATATACAAGAAGAAATCGAGCCATGTGGCTAGATTAAGG GAGGCCAAGAAGATTTCATTAAATCCAGACCTGAAAACTGTTCTCAATGAAGTACCAGGAAAATGTGTTCCTTATGCAGTTATTGAAG GTGTTGTGCGCTCCGTGAAAGAGACCTTGAACAGCCAGTTTGTAGACAACTGTAAAGGGGTCATCGAGAGGTTGACCTTAAAGGAGAAGAAGATGGTGTGGAATCGCACGACACATCTATG GAATGATTGTGAAAAGGTCATCCACCAACGCACCAACACCGTGCCCTTTGACCTGGCCCCACACGATGACACTGTTCCCACAACAGTGCGAGTGGTCCGTCCACTCGATGCAGCTGAATTGGATCTTGAGACCACTTATGAGAACTTTCACCCCTCCCAGCAGTCTCTGACGAACGTCATCGGTCACTTCATCAGCGGCGAGCGTCCGCAGGGCATCCAGGAGACGGAAGAAATGCTCCGCCTGGGTGCCAGCATGACTGGTGTAGGGGAGCTGGTGCTGGACAACAACCTGGTTCGCCTTCAACCCCCTAAACAGGGCCTGCGGTACTTCCTCAGCAGCCTGGACTACGACATGCTCCTGAGTAAGCAAGAGGGTCACCTGCGGCTCTGGAGGGTCTTGACGATGCTGTTTGGCTTGACCGCCTGTGCCACGCTATTCTACCTGCTGTGGCGACAGTACGTGCTGCGTAAGGAGCGGAGGAAAGAGCGCAGCCTACTGGATGAGTACAGGAAGTGGCAGAGCAGACGTTTAAAGGAGCTCAACCTGGCAGAGAGTGATGTGTCTCCTACTACATGCACAATATGCCTGAGTCACGAGCGTTCCTGTGTGTTCCTAGAGTGCGGTCACGTGTGTACCTGTGAGGAGTGCTATAGGGCCCTGCCCGAACCTAAGAAGTGCCCCATATGCAGGGCTAAAATAGACAGGATTGTCCCTTTGTATAACAGTTAG